A single region of the Saprospiraceae bacterium genome encodes:
- the crtD gene encoding 1-hydroxycarotenoid 3,4-desaturase CrtD, translating to MKIGIIGAGVAGLAAAIRMASRGYEVSVFEANAYPGGKLSQFELAGYRFDAGPSLFTMPQYVLDLFKVAGIDPKGRFEYKRLATVCQYFWEDGTRLSAFADEKAFAQEVEEKLGVAATRIEKVLADSERKYRYTGKTFLEKSLHKVSTWTNWPILKSMLLIPTFDLFTNMDAVNRRLLKHPKLVQLFNRFATYNGSNPYKAPGLLTIIPYFEHRIGAFLPKGGMHTITLALFELAKELGVHFHFNTPVEEILVTDGRATALKIAGEVRPFDRIISNVDAFFTYQKLLPNAQHPHRILKQEKSTSAIIFYWGINTQFPELGLHNILFSEDYRSEFDHLSRGEVYEDPTIYINITQKYCPDDAPAGCENWFVMVNAPYDAGQNWEEIIQSVRQQTLQKISRILGRPIEALIACEETLQPLTIQSKTASHLGALYGTSSNNKMAAFLRHPNFSRRIKDLYFCGGSVHPGGGIPLCLLSAKIVDEVMHDRD from the coding sequence ATGAAAATTGGAATAATTGGCGCCGGGGTGGCAGGCTTAGCTGCGGCGATTCGAATGGCCAGCCGAGGATATGAAGTCAGCGTCTTCGAAGCCAATGCTTATCCAGGCGGCAAGTTGTCGCAATTTGAATTGGCAGGATACCGATTTGATGCGGGCCCCTCACTTTTTACGATGCCACAATATGTACTCGATTTATTTAAAGTGGCAGGGATTGATCCTAAAGGTCGGTTTGAGTATAAAAGACTGGCTACCGTCTGTCAATATTTTTGGGAAGATGGCACGCGTTTGTCGGCCTTTGCCGATGAAAAGGCCTTTGCCCAAGAGGTGGAGGAAAAGTTAGGGGTAGCTGCCACCCGAATAGAAAAAGTATTAGCTGACAGCGAAAGGAAATACAGGTATACGGGAAAAACGTTCCTGGAAAAATCTTTGCATAAAGTATCCACCTGGACCAATTGGCCTATTCTCAAGTCCATGCTCCTCATTCCTACCTTCGATTTATTTACCAACATGGATGCGGTCAATAGGCGATTGCTAAAGCACCCCAAGTTGGTCCAATTATTCAACCGCTTTGCCACCTATAACGGTTCAAATCCTTACAAAGCACCAGGTCTGTTGACCATCATTCCTTATTTTGAACACCGCATTGGCGCTTTTTTGCCCAAAGGGGGGATGCATACCATTACCTTGGCCTTATTTGAACTAGCCAAAGAGCTGGGCGTTCATTTTCATTTTAACACGCCAGTGGAAGAAATATTGGTCACCGATGGCCGCGCAACCGCTCTTAAAATTGCAGGGGAGGTGAGGCCCTTTGACCGGATTATCAGCAATGTAGATGCCTTCTTTACCTACCAAAAATTGCTGCCAAATGCCCAACACCCACACCGCATTCTCAAACAGGAAAAATCAACCTCAGCCATCATTTTCTATTGGGGAATAAATACCCAATTCCCTGAACTCGGCCTTCATAATATTTTATTCAGCGAGGACTACCGCAGCGAATTTGATCATTTATCCAGGGGGGAAGTTTATGAAGACCCAACTATTTATATCAATATCACCCAAAAATATTGCCCAGATGATGCCCCGGCAGGTTGTGAAAACTGGTTCGTCATGGTCAACGCCCCCTATGATGCCGGACAAAACTGGGAGGAGATCATCCAGAGCGTCAGACAGCAAACCCTTCAAAAAATCAGTCGCATCCTGGGCCGTCCCATCGAAGCGCTCATCGCCTGCGAAGAAACGCTCCAACCACTCACTATCCAAAGCAAAACCGCTTCCCATCTAGGAGCGCTTTATGGCACCAGTTCGAATAACAAAATGGCCGCTTTCCTACGTCACCCTAATTTTTCCCGACGGATCAAGGACCTTTACTTTTGCGGGGGCAGCGTACATCCAGGAGGCGGCATTCCCCTCTGTTTGTTGTCCGCCAAAATTGTAGATGAGGTGATGCATGACCGAGACTAA
- a CDS encoding T9SS type A sorting domain-containing protein produces MYRFLFLAIGLFFSTFLSAQLWSIKPLDNGVKPAIAVGADGRPHIAYMLEANPGYVRHAVLENGQFTITEVAQSYYYGPLDIALDKNGLPAIAVHNHTDEDENIYRKTATGTWTTLRVEDPGHDGWDSSLAFDGNNQPHTSSVDPAMFGSQNSIEYASYDGVSWHREAIGAGPVPYAFSTSLALDSQGRPHIVFFDQVNDDLKYAKKVNGQWMIENISTAGGFFASLVLDAEDQPHVSYYRVTNGNEGMVFYAWWNGSTWENQPVDMLKNAPIGFTGSRNITSLAMDATGVFHLSYGDRNVVKYAVLKNGTWEIETAVDETETSVRLGSQTSLALGPDGRPHITYFEVTSETPLNGKVKYATKLTTTAVKESPHQIDIKVFPNPTKDWLFIALDRPLPKPFTVELVDVNGKSHHFTDTFTGSKLHSFNTTDLPKGLYFLRLQQAGYTLSKKVMIW; encoded by the coding sequence ATGTACAGATTTTTGTTTTTAGCCATTGGATTATTTTTCAGCACTTTTCTTTCCGCACAGCTTTGGAGTATCAAACCATTGGATAATGGGGTAAAACCCGCCATTGCCGTTGGTGCGGATGGCCGTCCACACATCGCCTATATGCTAGAGGCGAATCCGGGATACGTTAGGCATGCGGTCTTGGAGAACGGGCAATTTACGATTACAGAAGTGGCCCAATCCTATTATTATGGGCCCCTTGATATTGCTTTAGACAAAAATGGACTCCCTGCCATTGCGGTTCATAATCATACGGATGAAGATGAAAACATCTATCGTAAAACGGCAACGGGAACCTGGACGACTTTGCGGGTTGAGGACCCTGGACATGATGGGTGGGACAGTTCGCTTGCCTTTGATGGCAATAACCAGCCCCATACCAGCTCGGTTGATCCGGCTATGTTTGGTAGCCAAAACAGTATAGAATATGCCTCGTATGATGGAGTGAGTTGGCACCGGGAGGCCATTGGTGCCGGGCCTGTTCCTTATGCTTTTTCTACCTCTTTGGCCTTGGACAGCCAGGGCCGCCCACACATTGTCTTTTTTGATCAAGTTAATGATGACTTAAAGTATGCCAAAAAGGTAAATGGGCAATGGATGATAGAAAATATTAGTACGGCTGGTGGTTTTTTTGCTTCCTTGGTATTGGATGCCGAGGACCAGCCTCATGTTTCTTATTATCGGGTGACGAATGGTAACGAAGGCATGGTATTCTATGCATGGTGGAATGGCTCAACTTGGGAAAACCAACCGGTAGATATGTTGAAGAATGCCCCAATAGGTTTCACTGGTTCTCGAAATATAACCTCCCTCGCGATGGATGCAACGGGTGTCTTTCACCTTAGTTATGGCGATCGGAATGTTGTAAAATATGCCGTGCTTAAAAATGGTACCTGGGAAATAGAAACCGCTGTAGATGAAACGGAAACCTCCGTGAGACTGGGCTCTCAGACTTCTTTAGCACTTGGCCCTGATGGCAGACCTCATATTACTTATTTCGAAGTGACTTCCGAAACTCCCTTAAATGGTAAAGTCAAGTACGCCACCAAGTTAACGACAACAGCCGTAAAGGAGTCTCCCCATCAAATAGATATAAAGGTTTTTCCAAATCCGACTAAGGATTGGCTATTTATCGCTTTGGATCGCCCCTTACCCAAACCTTTTACGGTGGAGTTAGTGGATGTGAATGGTAAATCTCACCACTTTACGGATACCTTTACAGGATCTAAACTTCATTCTTTTAATACAACCGACTTGCCAAAAGGCCTCTATTTTCTTCGCCTTCAACAGGCGGGATACACCCTCAGTAAAAAGGTTATGATTTGGTAG
- a CDS encoding fatty acid hydroxylase, whose translation MDFLFYTAVTLVTVLAMEFVAWFAHKFVMHGWLWVWHEDHHKPKHEKHGFFEKNDLFFLVFAIPSAAAYILGSATPHFWLFFVGIGISIYGLIYFLIHDVYIHRRFNWFKQLDTKYSRAILRAHGSHHTKHTKEGCESFGLLIVNPKYFQKRKDWEMK comes from the coding sequence ATGGATTTTCTTTTCTACACAGCCGTCACTTTAGTCACCGTATTAGCCATGGAGTTTGTCGCCTGGTTTGCCCATAAGTTTGTCATGCATGGCTGGCTTTGGGTTTGGCATGAGGATCACCATAAACCGAAACATGAAAAGCACGGTTTTTTTGAAAAAAACGACCTCTTTTTCCTGGTTTTTGCTATTCCCAGTGCCGCTGCCTATATCCTGGGGTCGGCGACGCCTCACTTCTGGCTATTTTTTGTTGGAATTGGCATTTCTATCTACGGCCTCATTTATTTCCTCATCCACGATGTTTACATCCACCGACGTTTCAACTGGTTCAAACAACTTGACACCAAATACTCGCGTGCCATCCTGCGTGCTCATGGCTCTCACCACACCAAACACACCAAAGAAGGCTGCGAATCCTTTGGCCTTTTGATTGTCAATCCAAAATATTTTCAAAAACGGAAGGATTGGGAGATGAAGTAG
- a CDS encoding aminotransferase class III-fold pyridoxal phosphate-dependent enzyme, translated as MTNPISPLKGFSLSALEKLVLDHFGLQGTLQTLPGELDINAFLETNTGDKYILKIAHSEEDQAHVEMQNAMMQHLEGKLATLELPRVIANVSGENITMVRDEHGQSRLMRLLSWVEGDLWAKVNPHSHALLESLGQACGKMSEALLDFDHPAAHRHFKWNLLDGLWIKEHLDLVTDKQQRATLDYFIQMVEQEVHPRLHLLRRSVVYNDSNDYNILLSKDATDRKVIGLIDFGDAVHTLLVSDIAIAAAYACMDKPDPLSAAAHLVKGFHEVLPFSEDELAVIFPLIALRLCVSVINSAQNKTSDPENTYLQVSEQPAWDLLEKLRTIPAALAHYTFRHHCGLEACPKRISFDQWIATQPNHLGKVVDADWSNEAEILDLSIGSLELGNNANFDTLSAFELTIQRIMLEKRAKVGLGGYAEIRPFYSTDAYLQDSNEGPRWRTVHLGLDVWMPNESLVFSPLDGIVHSVQNNSGERDYGPTVIIAHKVSETLTFYTLYGHLSRRSLSHLYVGQKIEKGEIIATVGHSKENGGWPPHLHFQVILDLLGWKGDFPGVAFPDEQAVWLSICPNPAELITGLPDARSKPPMNNTDIIAARREHLGKNLSISYHHPLHMQRGFLQYLYDINGRRYLDTVNNVPHVGHQHPRVVQAAQRQLAILNTNTRYLHENIIHFAAELLATFPPELSVCYFVNSGSEANELAIRMAKTYSGQSDMIALEAGYHGNTGACVDVSAYKFNGKGGKGAPPHTQVVPMPDTYRGLYREANTGEKYAAFVEEAVQKVQGQGRNIAGFICESILSCGGQIVLPPAYLETAYQTIRAAGGLCIADEVQVGLGRVGSHFWGFELQGVVPDIVTIGKPIGNGHPLAAVVTTQAVADAFTNGMEYFNTFGGNPVSCAIGREVLQVVKEEKLQDNALQIGKYLLEGLQQLQNQYPIIGDVRGQGLFLGFELVKDPTTLAPAPEQATYLANRMRERGILMSTDGPLHNVLKIKPPMCFNQKNAAFFLAHLETVLGEDVMKI; from the coding sequence ATGACCAATCCTATTAGCCCACTCAAAGGTTTTTCCTTATCAGCGCTGGAAAAACTTGTCCTGGATCATTTTGGTTTACAAGGCACCCTCCAAACCTTACCTGGGGAGCTAGATATTAATGCTTTCCTGGAAACGAATACTGGCGATAAATATATTTTGAAAATTGCCCATTCTGAGGAAGATCAGGCCCATGTGGAGATGCAAAATGCCATGATGCAACACTTAGAGGGCAAATTAGCTACGCTGGAACTACCTCGTGTCATTGCTAATGTGTCAGGAGAAAACATCACGATGGTAAGGGACGAGCATGGCCAATCGCGTTTGATGCGTTTATTGAGCTGGGTGGAGGGAGACTTGTGGGCCAAGGTGAACCCCCATAGTCATGCTTTACTTGAAAGCCTGGGACAAGCTTGTGGAAAAATGAGTGAGGCCTTGCTAGATTTTGATCACCCTGCTGCTCATCGGCATTTCAAATGGAATTTACTAGATGGTTTGTGGATTAAGGAGCATTTAGATTTGGTCACCGATAAACAGCAGCGAGCTACCCTGGATTATTTCATCCAAATGGTAGAACAAGAAGTTCATCCTCGCCTACACTTGCTTCGAAGAAGTGTCGTATATAATGATTCCAATGACTACAACATCTTGCTTAGTAAGGATGCCACCGATCGAAAAGTAATCGGATTAATCGATTTTGGGGATGCTGTTCATACCTTATTAGTTAGTGATATCGCTATTGCAGCAGCTTATGCTTGTATGGATAAACCCGACCCGCTCAGTGCTGCGGCCCATTTGGTCAAAGGTTTCCACGAGGTGCTTCCTTTTTCGGAAGACGAACTGGCGGTCATCTTTCCCTTGATAGCGCTTAGACTCTGTGTTAGTGTTATTAATTCGGCTCAAAATAAGACTTCCGATCCAGAAAACACCTATCTTCAGGTCAGTGAACAGCCTGCCTGGGACCTATTAGAAAAATTAAGGACCATTCCCGCGGCACTCGCCCATTATACTTTTAGACACCATTGTGGCCTGGAAGCCTGCCCCAAAAGAATAAGCTTTGATCAATGGATTGCCACGCAGCCCAATCACCTAGGGAAAGTCGTAGACGCTGATTGGTCTAATGAAGCGGAGATACTTGACCTCAGTATTGGAAGCCTCGAATTAGGTAATAATGCCAATTTTGATACCCTCTCAGCATTCGAACTGACGATTCAACGGATTATGTTGGAGAAAAGGGCAAAGGTCGGCCTTGGGGGATATGCTGAAATCCGGCCCTTTTATTCCACAGATGCTTATTTGCAAGACAGCAACGAAGGACCGCGTTGGCGAACGGTTCATTTGGGGCTTGATGTGTGGATGCCCAACGAAAGTTTGGTTTTTTCACCCCTAGATGGCATTGTGCACAGTGTGCAAAACAACAGTGGGGAACGCGACTATGGTCCTACGGTGATTATTGCCCATAAAGTTTCAGAGACCTTAACCTTTTATACCCTTTATGGTCACCTGAGCAGACGCTCTTTGTCCCATTTATATGTCGGACAGAAAATTGAAAAAGGAGAAATCATCGCCACGGTAGGTCATTCCAAAGAAAATGGAGGTTGGCCTCCTCACCTGCACTTCCAAGTTATACTGGATTTGCTGGGATGGAAAGGCGATTTCCCTGGCGTGGCCTTTCCCGATGAGCAGGCCGTCTGGCTGAGCATTTGCCCCAACCCTGCTGAGCTGATTACGGGGTTGCCGGATGCTAGGTCAAAACCTCCCATGAACAATACCGACATCATAGCAGCCCGCCGGGAGCACCTTGGCAAAAACCTAAGTATTTCTTACCACCACCCCCTGCATATGCAACGGGGATTCTTACAATACTTATATGACATCAATGGTCGGCGATACCTGGATACCGTTAATAATGTTCCTCACGTGGGGCACCAGCACCCCAGGGTCGTCCAGGCTGCCCAAAGGCAACTAGCTATTTTAAATACCAATACTCGCTATTTGCACGAAAACATCATTCATTTTGCAGCGGAGCTTCTGGCAACTTTCCCACCCGAATTGAGCGTTTGCTACTTTGTCAATTCAGGGAGTGAGGCCAACGAACTTGCGATCCGTATGGCCAAAACCTATAGTGGTCAGTCAGATATGATTGCCCTCGAAGCCGGTTACCACGGTAATACAGGCGCTTGCGTCGATGTCAGCGCTTATAAGTTCAATGGCAAAGGAGGAAAAGGCGCACCGCCACACACCCAGGTTGTCCCCATGCCAGACACCTATCGCGGTCTTTATCGGGAGGCCAATACGGGCGAAAAATATGCGGCTTTCGTGGAGGAAGCTGTTCAAAAGGTTCAAGGGCAAGGAAGAAATATAGCCGGTTTCATCTGTGAAAGCATTTTGAGTTGCGGCGGGCAAATAGTCTTGCCTCCCGCTTATCTTGAGACCGCCTATCAAACCATTAGAGCTGCTGGGGGGCTGTGTATTGCCGATGAGGTCCAGGTGGGACTGGGGAGAGTAGGTAGTCATTTCTGGGGTTTTGAATTGCAGGGGGTTGTGCCGGATATTGTCACCATTGGCAAGCCGATTGGCAATGGCCATCCATTAGCAGCCGTGGTGACCACCCAAGCCGTTGCCGATGCCTTTACCAATGGCATGGAATACTTCAACACATTTGGGGGAAATCCTGTTTCCTGTGCCATCGGCCGGGAGGTACTGCAAGTAGTGAAAGAGGAAAAACTACAGGATAATGCCCTACAAATAGGAAAATACCTACTTGAAGGGTTGCAACAGCTGCAAAACCAATATCCGATCATTGGGGATGTCAGGGGCCAAGGCTTATTCCTGGGTTTTGAGTTAGTCAAAGACCCAACTACCCTCGCCCCAGCGCCAGAACAGGCCACCTACCTGGCCAATCGCATGCGCGAACGCGGCATCCTGATGAGTACGGATGGACCGTTACATAATGTATTGAAAATCAAGCCACCCATGTGTTTTAATCAAAAAAATGCAGCGTTCTTTTTGGCACATTTGGAGACCGTTTTGGGAGAAGATGTTATGAAAATTTAA
- a CDS encoding DUF6503 family protein, with product MISRISLYFALSLTFFACQETPKEMADTSPAAAAVTIPHAPASFNKVLDAHGGLATWQSQQSMSYVVAAKGETHKIDLPSRKILLENEKFTIGYDGKDVWLKQDSAYYSGSARFYHNLYFYFITMPFVLADPGIRYEEVAPLSFEGIEYPGIKIAYAANVGDSPDDNYILYYHPETYQMTWLAYTVTYQSKAPSENFRLIRYSDWKTVNGNLLPHQLQWYDYKVGVIGEPSRDPMVVSELMLSREAMDGALFVMPAGAEVVVE from the coding sequence ATGATATCCCGTATTTCACTGTATTTTGCGTTAAGTCTAACATTTTTTGCTTGCCAAGAGACGCCAAAGGAAATGGCAGACACCTCCCCTGCTGCGGCAGCCGTCACCATCCCCCATGCTCCTGCGTCTTTCAATAAAGTCTTAGATGCGCATGGTGGATTAGCGACCTGGCAAAGTCAACAAAGCATGAGCTATGTCGTTGCCGCCAAAGGAGAAACCCATAAAATAGACCTCCCTTCCCGTAAAATTTTATTGGAGAATGAAAAATTTACTATCGGTTATGATGGAAAGGATGTTTGGTTAAAACAAGACTCGGCTTATTACAGTGGTTCGGCACGCTTTTATCACAATTTGTATTTTTATTTTATTACGATGCCTTTTGTGCTAGCTGACCCGGGGATTCGATATGAGGAGGTTGCTCCCTTATCTTTTGAAGGTATTGAATATCCTGGTATCAAGATAGCCTATGCAGCCAATGTTGGTGATTCTCCTGATGACAATTATATCCTTTATTACCACCCGGAGACTTACCAGATGACCTGGTTGGCATACACGGTCACCTACCAGTCTAAAGCGCCTAGTGAAAACTTTAGACTCATCAGGTATAGTGATTGGAAAACTGTAAATGGCAACTTGCTCCCACATCAATTGCAATGGTATGATTACAAAGTGGGCGTCATCGGGGAACCTTCTCGGGACCCGATGGTGGTAAGTGAATTGATGCTCTCAAGGGAGGCTATGGATGGAGCGCTTTTTGTGATGCCAGCAGGTGCGGAAGTGGTGGTGGAATAA
- a CDS encoding HAD family phosphatase codes for MEIKTIVFDLGGVLVDWNPEYLYRKIFKDETEMQYFLKEVCSPHWNAEQDAGRRWADAIDLLLPDFPAYESAIRAYFDRWTEMLGGPIQGTVEILKEIKDKGEHQLFALTNWSNETFPHALERYDFLQWFEGILVSGDENLKKPDPKIYHLLLERFAIDPASAVFLDDSLANVHASIAVGMPAIHFKTPEQLRADLREKGVL; via the coding sequence ATGGAAATAAAGACCATCGTTTTTGACTTGGGAGGAGTACTGGTTGATTGGAACCCTGAATATCTCTATCGAAAAATCTTCAAAGATGAAACGGAAATGCAATACTTTCTGAAAGAAGTCTGTTCACCACACTGGAATGCGGAACAAGATGCGGGGCGACGATGGGCAGATGCTATCGACTTACTCCTTCCTGATTTTCCCGCATATGAATCGGCCATCCGAGCTTATTTTGATCGTTGGACGGAGATGCTGGGCGGGCCAATACAGGGTACGGTGGAGATTCTTAAAGAAATTAAAGATAAAGGGGAGCACCAATTATTTGCCTTGACCAATTGGTCGAATGAAACCTTCCCGCACGCCTTGGAGCGTTACGATTTTTTGCAATGGTTTGAAGGGATTTTAGTTTCAGGGGACGAAAACTTAAAAAAGCCTGATCCTAAAATTTACCACTTATTGCTGGAGCGTTTTGCTATTGATCCAGCATCGGCCGTATTTTTGGATGACAGTTTAGCCAATGTACATGCTTCCATAGCCGTAGGAATGCCTGCCATTCATTTTAAAACCCCGGAACAATTACGGGCTGATCTGCGTGAAAAAGGAGTGCTCTAA
- a CDS encoding helix-turn-helix transcriptional regulator, whose amino-acid sequence MFYNLSESLWQNDRQLKHRVASIQASKESTREELHRRLLLSIAYIHSHLGQKMLIKDIAKAAMLSEFHFLRTFKQCYGVSPNQYLTKVRMERAAKLLHQRPGIPVKEIADQCGYQDLHYFSKTFKKTYGVTPSGFRE is encoded by the coding sequence ATGTTTTACAATCTATCTGAATCTTTATGGCAAAACGATCGACAACTCAAACATCGTGTAGCCAGTATCCAAGCTAGTAAAGAAAGTACTAGAGAAGAGTTACATCGCCGCTTGCTGTTGTCTATCGCATACATTCATAGCCACCTTGGCCAGAAAATGCTGATCAAAGATATTGCCAAAGCGGCTATGCTCTCGGAGTTTCATTTCTTGCGCACTTTCAAGCAATGTTATGGGGTATCGCCCAATCAATACCTTACGAAGGTTCGAATGGAAAGGGCAGCCAAGCTTCTCCATCAACGTCCCGGCATTCCTGTCAAAGAAATTGCAGACCAGTGTGGTTACCAGGATCTTCATTATTTTAGTAAAACCTTTAAAAAGACCTATGGCGTTACGCCTTCAGGTTTTCGGGAGTAA
- a CDS encoding MBOAT family protein, with protein sequence MLFSSLLFLYGFLPIVLLVVWLAPKSWRNALLLWASLFFYAWGGVSYTAILVLSIVINYGFGRLLGRYRGKPGAKKVLLIGVAMNLGMLFLFKYTVFFISQLNVGLVAMGMGDISLPDIVLPLGISFFTFQAISYLVDVYRQQCVVQKRLDHLGLYIALFPQLIAGPIVRYHDLEQQLVKRQMNGENTAVGIERFIIGLAKKVLLANNFALLADEVFAVNPASLDWQVAWIGLVAYSLQIYFDFSGYSDMAIGLGRMFGFVIPENFNFPYIARSVREFWRRWHISLSQWFRDYLYIPLGGNRKSIQRTYLNLLIVFLLTGLWHGANWTFILWGLMHGGFIVIEKWGLEKWLARCPRPLAHVYTLLVVVLAWVLFRADHLSYALAYYKALFGVGWKTEFRLDISSYLNREFLLALAIGLLTATPLAKQAVERLNSVLRTKQLANIGGIGGALALMLIFLWCSMHLATNSYNPFIYFRF encoded by the coding sequence ATGCTTTTTAGTTCGCTTCTTTTTCTCTACGGTTTTCTGCCGATCGTACTGCTGGTCGTCTGGCTTGCACCTAAAAGTTGGCGAAATGCCCTGTTGTTATGGGCTAGTCTGTTTTTTTACGCCTGGGGCGGCGTGAGTTATACCGCGATTCTCGTACTTTCGATTGTCATAAATTATGGCTTTGGGCGATTATTGGGTCGCTATAGAGGGAAGCCCGGCGCGAAGAAGGTATTATTGATCGGGGTTGCCATGAATTTGGGGATGCTGTTCCTGTTTAAATACACCGTCTTTTTCATTAGTCAGCTGAATGTAGGTCTGGTCGCTATGGGGATGGGCGACATTAGCCTTCCCGACATAGTTTTACCTTTAGGCATTTCTTTTTTTACCTTCCAGGCTATTTCTTATTTAGTAGACGTCTATAGGCAGCAATGTGTAGTTCAAAAAAGGCTGGATCATTTAGGTTTATACATCGCTCTTTTTCCTCAATTGATTGCAGGACCCATTGTGAGGTACCACGATTTGGAACAACAATTGGTCAAACGGCAAATGAATGGAGAGAACACGGCCGTGGGGATTGAGCGGTTTATCATAGGCCTGGCGAAAAAAGTTTTACTAGCTAATAATTTTGCCCTGCTGGCAGATGAAGTATTTGCGGTGAACCCGGCTAGCCTGGATTGGCAGGTCGCCTGGATCGGATTGGTGGCTTATAGCCTGCAGATTTATTTTGATTTTTCAGGCTATTCAGATATGGCCATTGGACTGGGCCGTATGTTTGGCTTTGTTATTCCTGAGAATTTTAATTTCCCCTATATAGCCCGTTCTGTGAGGGAATTTTGGCGGCGTTGGCACATCTCCCTTTCACAATGGTTCCGGGATTACCTATACATCCCATTAGGGGGCAACCGAAAGTCAATTCAGCGGACCTACCTCAATTTGTTGATCGTTTTTTTGCTGACGGGGCTTTGGCATGGCGCCAATTGGACCTTTATCTTATGGGGGTTAATGCATGGGGGCTTTATCGTAATAGAAAAATGGGGACTGGAAAAATGGTTAGCGAGGTGCCCCCGGCCCTTAGCGCATGTTTATACGTTACTGGTTGTCGTTTTAGCCTGGGTATTGTTTCGTGCCGACCATTTATCGTATGCGCTGGCGTATTATAAAGCACTCTTTGGCGTTGGATGGAAAACGGAATTTCGGTTGGATATTTCTTCCTACTTAAATCGAGAATTCCTTTTGGCCTTAGCCATTGGTTTATTAACCGCCACCCCACTGGCCAAGCAGGCGGTGGAACGATTGAATAGCGTCCTTCGGACCAAACAATTGGCTAATATTGGGGGAATTGGTGGAGCGTTGGCTTTAATGCTGATCTTTTTGTGGTGCAGCATGCATTTAGCGACAAATTCTTATAATCCATTTATTTACTTTCGGTTTTGA
- a CDS encoding c-type cytochrome has product MKPIFYTAFILTLCTWMAWRWPDVDAQSMINEKEGKEKMVLTTVSSLAEILEALGDTPLPHKVQTEMPLVSAAVGEELVKSGFSRGPGGLKMTKQSKHFVCTSCHNIEKEDPDLSVSDPQARLLYVKDKGLPFLQGTTLYGAVNRTSFYNGDYRKKYGDLVSEAQNDIRSAIQLCAEECAQGRTLRDWEIESILAYLWTIDLKVKDLSLKEKEWNALDQALIGNGNKQEMINLLKQKYLAGSPATFITPPEDRKGGYPYEGNAENGKLIYELSCLHCHENGRYAFYRLDESTFSFKHLEHHFPRYTRYSVYQVARYGTSPLNGKRAYMPNYTQEKMSNQQMEDLRAYVAQMLNSPAH; this is encoded by the coding sequence ATGAAGCCTATCTTTTATACTGCTTTTATACTGACCTTGTGTACATGGATGGCTTGGCGATGGCCTGATGTGGATGCCCAAAGCATGATAAATGAAAAAGAAGGAAAGGAGAAAATGGTCTTGACCACAGTGTCGAGCCTAGCTGAAATCTTAGAAGCGCTGGGAGATACGCCGCTGCCTCACAAAGTTCAAACCGAGATGCCCTTGGTTTCTGCGGCAGTAGGGGAGGAGTTGGTGAAATCAGGCTTCAGCCGAGGGCCTGGAGGACTCAAAATGACCAAACAAAGCAAACATTTTGTCTGTACAAGTTGCCATAATATTGAAAAAGAAGACCCCGACCTGAGTGTGTCTGATCCTCAGGCACGCCTGCTATACGTCAAAGATAAAGGCCTTCCTTTTTTGCAGGGAACAACCCTTTACGGGGCTGTTAACCGGACTAGTTTTTATAATGGCGACTACCGAAAGAAGTATGGCGACCTGGTCAGTGAGGCTCAAAACGATATTCGGTCGGCTATCCAATTATGTGCAGAGGAATGCGCACAAGGTCGGACCCTCCGAGATTGGGAAATAGAATCCATTTTGGCTTATTTGTGGACAATTGACCTGAAAGTGAAAGACTTATCGCTCAAGGAAAAAGAATGGAATGCCTTGGATCAAGCCCTAATTGGGAACGGCAACAAGCAGGAAATGATAAATTTACTTAAACAAAAATACCTGGCAGGGTCGCCAGCGACCTTTATCACGCCACCAGAAGATCGGAAAGGGGGTTATCCATATGAAGGTAATGCTGAAAATGGCAAATTAATATACGAATTGAGTTGCCTGCATTGTCATGAGAATGGCCGATATGCTTTTTATCGATTAGATGAGTCTACTTTTTCCTTTAAGCACCTGGAACACCATTTTCCACGGTATACCCGCTATTCTGTTTACCAAGTGGCTCGTTATGGTACCTCCCCACTCAATGGCAAACGAGCTTATATGCCTAACTATACCCAAGAAAAGATGAGTAACCAGCAAATGGAAGACCTTCGTGCATATGTAGCGCAAATGCTAAACTCCCCTGCGCACTAA